One window of the Marmota flaviventris isolate mMarFla1 chromosome 2, mMarFla1.hap1, whole genome shotgun sequence genome contains the following:
- the LOC114088154 gene encoding olfactory receptor 4L1-like — MVMKNSSTISEFVLLGLTSTLELEIFFFCIFLLAYAAIMAGNLLIVITVTCDSHLHSTPMYFLLGNLSFLDMSISTITTPKMLADFLREKKTISLWGCMAQMFFLHFLGGSEMTLLIVMAVDRYIAICKPLHYTAIMSHRVLVGSVLLSWAVGLVHTMSQMVFTVTLPFCGPNIVDDIFCDLPLVIKLACTETYVLELLVIADSGLLSFICFILLLISYSIILVTVRHGSSGGLSRALSTLSAHITVVTLFFGPCIFIYTWPFSSLSVDKFLSVFYSVITPLLNPIIYTLRNQEMKSAMNRLRTQHTSSIHTF; from the coding sequence ATGGTTATGAAGAACAGCTCTACGATATCTGAGTTTGTTTTGCTAGGGCTCACCAGCACTCTGGAACtggaaattttcttcttttgcatatttttgcTGGCCTATGCAGCAATCATGGCAGGAAACCTTCTCATTGTGATCACTGTGACCTGTGACTCTCACCTTCATTCCACACCAATGTACTTCCTCCTTGGAAACCTCTCCTTTCTGGATATGTCCATTTCCACCATCACGACCCCTAAGATGTTGGCAGATTTCCTTAGGGAGAAGAAAACTATTTCCTTATGGGGCTGTATGGCTCAGATGTTCTTCCTCCATTTCTTGGGGGGCAGTGAGATGACTCTTCTCATAGTTATGGCGGTTGATCGGTACATCGCCATCTGCAAGCCTCTTCACTACACAGCCATCATGAGCCACAGGGTGTTGGTGGGCTCTGTGCTGCTGTCCTGGGCTGTTGGCTTGGTGCACACCATGAGCCAGATGGTCTTCACTGTCACCCTGCCCTTCTGCGGCCCCAACATAGTGGACGACATATTTTGTGATCTTCCCCTGGTAATAAAGCTTGCCTGCACTGAGACCTATGTTCTGGAGTTGCTGGTAATTGCTGACAGTGGCCTCCTGTCCTTCATCTGCTTCATACTCTTGCTTATTTCCTACTCTATCATTCTGGTAACTGTGAGACATGGATCCTCGGGTGGGCTCTCCAGAGCTCTGTCCACACTGTCTGCTCACATCACTGTGGTCACTCTGTTCTTTGGGCCCTGCATCTTCATTTACACTTGGCCGTTCAGTAGTCTTTCAGTGGataaatttctttctgtgttttattcaGTCATTACACCCTTACTGAACCCCATTATTTACACACTGAGGAATCAGGAGATGAAATCAGCCATGAACAGACTGAGGACCCAACACACTAGCTCCATACACACCTTCTAA